One Streptomyces drozdowiczii DNA segment encodes these proteins:
- a CDS encoding MlaE family ABC transporter permease gives MSMLGWLDRSGDQLTFYIRALIWIPRTLRRYLKEVQRLLAEVAFGSGGLGVVGGTIGVMIAMTLATGTVVGLQGYAALNQIGTAAFTGFISAYFNTREIAPLVAGLALSATVGAGFTAQLGAMRINEEVDGLESMGVRSMPYLVTTRIIAGVVAIIPLYAIGLLSSYVASRYVTVLFNGQSAGTYDHYFNLFLSPADVLLSVLKVLIFSVMVILAHCYYGFHATGGPAGVGVAVGRSVRNAIVLISVTDFFLSLAIWGATTTVKVAG, from the coding sequence ATGTCAATGCTCGGCTGGCTCGACAGATCCGGTGACCAACTCACCTTCTACATCAGGGCACTGATCTGGATTCCGCGCACCCTGCGCCGCTACCTCAAGGAGGTCCAGCGCCTCCTGGCCGAGGTCGCCTTCGGCAGCGGCGGCCTCGGGGTCGTCGGCGGCACCATCGGCGTGATGATCGCGATGACCCTGGCCACCGGCACGGTCGTCGGACTCCAGGGGTACGCGGCCCTCAACCAGATCGGCACCGCCGCGTTCACCGGCTTCATCTCCGCGTACTTCAACACCCGCGAGATCGCCCCGCTCGTCGCCGGACTCGCCCTCTCCGCGACCGTCGGCGCCGGCTTCACCGCACAGCTCGGCGCCATGCGCATCAACGAGGAGGTCGACGGCCTCGAATCGATGGGCGTGCGCTCGATGCCCTACCTCGTCACCACGCGCATCATCGCCGGGGTCGTCGCGATCATCCCGCTGTACGCGATCGGGCTGCTCTCCTCGTACGTCGCCTCGCGGTACGTCACCGTCCTGTTCAACGGGCAGTCCGCGGGCACCTACGACCACTACTTCAATCTCTTCCTGTCCCCGGCGGACGTGCTCCTGTCGGTGCTCAAGGTGCTGATCTTCAGCGTGATGGTGATCCTCGCCCACTGCTACTACGGCTTCCACGCCACCGGCGGGCCCGCCGGGGTCGGGGTGGCCGTCGGCCGGTCCGTGCGGAACGCGATCGTGCTCATCAGCGTCACCGACTTCTTCCTCTCGCTCGCCATCTGGGGCGCCACGACGACGGTGAAGGTGGCCGGCTGA
- a CDS encoding ABC transporter ATP-binding protein, with product MGIEVVVEGLTKSFGKQNIWQDVSLTLPAGEVSVMLGPSGTGKTVFLKSIIGLLKPERGRVLVNGVDMVNGSERDIMETRKLFGLMFQDGALFGSMSLFDNIAFPLREHTRKKESEIRRIVMERIDVVGLLGAENKLPGEISGGMRKRAGLARALVLDPQIILCDEPDSGLDPVRTAYISQLLVDLNAQIDATMLIVTHNLDIASTVPDNMGMLFCRNLVTFGPREVLLTSDLPVVNQFLAGRCEGPIGMSEEKDAATLAAEELNGYSQGISSANAPRTVVPQLEPSPGLPVRQGALRRRERVMSMLGELPEAARTAILNSYSPVVGGGRR from the coding sequence ATGGGAATCGAAGTAGTGGTCGAGGGGCTCACCAAGTCTTTCGGCAAGCAGAACATCTGGCAGGATGTGTCGCTCACGCTTCCCGCAGGCGAGGTCAGTGTCATGCTCGGCCCGTCCGGGACGGGAAAGACGGTGTTCCTCAAATCCATCATCGGCCTCCTCAAACCCGAACGCGGGCGCGTTCTCGTCAATGGCGTCGACATGGTGAACGGCTCCGAGCGGGACATCATGGAGACGCGCAAGCTCTTCGGTCTCATGTTCCAGGACGGCGCCCTTTTCGGGTCCATGTCGCTTTTCGACAACATCGCGTTCCCGCTCCGGGAGCACACCCGCAAGAAGGAATCCGAGATCCGCCGCATCGTCATGGAGCGGATCGACGTCGTGGGCCTCCTGGGCGCGGAGAACAAGCTTCCCGGTGAGATATCCGGCGGCATGCGCAAGCGCGCCGGCCTGGCGCGGGCCCTCGTCCTCGACCCGCAGATCATCCTCTGCGACGAACCCGACTCCGGGCTCGACCCGGTCCGCACCGCGTACATCTCCCAGCTCCTCGTCGACCTCAACGCGCAGATCGACGCGACGATGCTCATCGTCACCCACAACCTCGACATCGCCTCCACCGTGCCGGACAACATGGGGATGCTGTTCTGCCGCAACCTCGTCACCTTCGGGCCGCGCGAGGTGCTGCTCACCAGCGACCTGCCCGTCGTCAACCAGTTCCTCGCCGGCCGCTGCGAGGGGCCCATCGGCATGTCCGAGGAGAAGGACGCCGCCACCCTCGCCGCCGAGGAGCTGAACGGCTACAGCCAGGGCATCAGCTCGGCCAACGCCCCGCGCACCGTCGTCCCCCAGCTGGAGCCGTCGCCCGGCCTGCCGGTGCGCCAGGGCGCCCTCCGCCGCCGGGAACGCGTCATGTCGATGCTGGGCGAGCTGCCGGAGGCGGCCCGTACCGCCATCCTGAACAGCTACAGCCCCGTCGTGGGCGGTGGACGCCGGTGA
- a CDS encoding MCE family protein yields the protein MKRRSLAGPLAKSIVFIVVTSLATTVLALSIANTGVGETRSYKARFTDATGLIVGDSVRVAGVKVGQVESVKVADRRVAEVRFSVRKSKKLPASVTASIKYLNMVGQRYIDLDQGAGPVGESFAPGSTIPLSRTTPALDLTQLFNGFQPLFEGLSPPDVNELAGSIVQVLQGEGGTVDSILQHVGSLTGTVAAKDKVIGEVIKNLNSVLKTVNDREAGFNDLVDTLQALVTGFAGDRKPLGEAVTAMGALTTVTADLFEDGRKPLKDDIKQLGRLSGNLADNTPKIENFLEKTPAKMAAISRLTSYGSWLNLYLCEARVSGVTTSDGSTPPTGIEITQPRCLS from the coding sequence GTGAAGCGCCGCTCCCTCGCGGGACCGCTCGCGAAATCGATCGTCTTCATCGTGGTGACGAGCCTGGCCACCACGGTCCTGGCCCTGTCCATCGCCAACACCGGTGTGGGCGAGACCCGTTCGTACAAGGCCCGGTTCACCGACGCCACCGGGCTCATCGTCGGTGACAGCGTCCGCGTGGCCGGCGTCAAGGTCGGCCAGGTCGAGTCCGTGAAGGTCGCGGACCGCCGGGTCGCCGAGGTCCGCTTCAGCGTCCGCAAGAGCAAGAAGCTGCCGGCCTCCGTGACCGCGTCGATCAAGTACCTCAACATGGTCGGCCAGCGCTACATCGACCTGGACCAGGGCGCGGGCCCCGTCGGCGAGAGCTTCGCCCCGGGCTCCACCATCCCGCTGTCGCGGACCACCCCGGCGCTCGACCTCACCCAGCTCTTCAACGGCTTCCAGCCCCTCTTCGAAGGGCTCTCGCCGCCCGACGTCAACGAGCTGGCCGGCTCCATCGTGCAGGTGCTCCAGGGCGAGGGCGGCACCGTCGACTCGATCCTCCAGCACGTCGGCTCGCTGACCGGCACGGTCGCCGCCAAGGACAAGGTGATCGGTGAGGTGATCAAGAACCTCAACTCGGTCCTGAAGACCGTCAACGACCGGGAAGCCGGCTTCAACGACCTGGTCGACACCCTCCAGGCCCTCGTCACCGGCTTCGCGGGCGACCGCAAGCCCCTCGGTGAGGCCGTCACCGCGATGGGCGCGCTCACCACGGTCACCGCGGACCTCTTCGAGGACGGCCGCAAACCCCTCAAGGACGACATCAAGCAGCTCGGCCGTCTCTCCGGGAACCTGGCCGACAACACCCCGAAGATCGAGAACTTCCTCGAGAAGACCCCGGCCAAGATGGCGGCCATCAGCCGCCTCACCTCGTACGGCTCCTGGCTCAACCTCTACCTCTGCGAGGCCAGGGTCAGCGGCGTGACGACGAGCGACGGCAGCACCCCGCCGACCGGCATCGAGATCACCCAGCCGAGGTGCCTGTCATGA
- a CDS encoding MCE family protein, with the protein MTSRAIRTTTRRTAGVALFLVPAVLIWVSVSVYEKDFTHDATVTVRTSSVGNEMHENADVKLRGVVVGQVRNISADGEGARLTLAIKPDKLDRIPADVTAQMLPTTLFGERFVALVPPPVPSTKTLGAGDVIPQDRSSNAIELEEVLDNVLPLLTAVKPEKLSATLNAVSTALEGRGEKLGDTLVKLDAHLQRFNPQLPTLNEDIKELVKVSRLYADSAPDVLDALTDFTTTSGTLAEQQANLANVYGSTTASARDVTAFLQRNKDNLIRLAASGRPTLETLAKYSSEFPCTLRTVANFVPAMDKALGKGTDQPGLHVTLKTVPSKGKYVAGQDTPVYNATGGPHCYSIPYVGQTVPTADARTAADTAPADPDPATPVEVPAADPSLGMPNSPQESRLVNELVAPSLKVRPQALPEWSSVLIGPAFRGVEVKLK; encoded by the coding sequence ATGACATCCCGCGCCATCCGGACCACCACCCGCAGAACCGCCGGGGTCGCCCTCTTCCTCGTGCCCGCCGTCCTCATCTGGGTCTCGGTCTCGGTGTACGAGAAGGACTTCACGCACGACGCCACCGTCACCGTACGCACATCGAGCGTCGGCAACGAGATGCACGAGAACGCCGATGTGAAGCTGCGCGGCGTCGTCGTCGGCCAGGTCCGGAACATCTCGGCCGACGGCGAAGGGGCCCGGCTCACCCTCGCGATCAAGCCCGACAAGCTCGACCGCATCCCGGCCGACGTCACCGCCCAGATGCTGCCCACCACCCTCTTCGGAGAACGGTTCGTCGCCCTCGTACCGCCCCCCGTGCCCTCCACGAAGACCCTCGGCGCCGGCGACGTCATCCCGCAGGACCGCTCCAGCAACGCCATCGAGCTGGAAGAGGTCCTCGACAACGTCCTGCCGCTGCTCACCGCCGTGAAGCCGGAGAAGCTGTCCGCCACCCTCAACGCGGTCTCCACCGCACTGGAGGGCCGGGGCGAGAAGCTGGGCGACACCCTCGTGAAGCTGGACGCCCACCTCCAGAGGTTCAACCCCCAACTCCCCACGCTCAACGAGGACATCAAGGAACTCGTCAAGGTGAGCCGGCTCTACGCGGACTCCGCCCCCGACGTCCTGGACGCCCTCACCGACTTCACCACCACCAGCGGCACCCTCGCCGAACAGCAGGCGAACCTCGCCAACGTGTACGGCTCCACCACCGCGTCCGCCCGCGACGTCACCGCCTTCCTCCAGCGGAATAAGGACAACCTCATCCGGCTCGCCGCCAGCGGCAGGCCCACCCTGGAGACCCTGGCGAAGTACTCCTCGGAGTTCCCCTGCACCCTGCGCACCGTGGCCAACTTCGTCCCGGCCATGGACAAGGCGCTCGGCAAGGGCACCGACCAGCCGGGCCTGCACGTCACGCTCAAGACCGTTCCCTCCAAGGGGAAGTACGTCGCCGGCCAGGACACCCCGGTGTACAACGCCACCGGCGGACCGCACTGCTACTCCATCCCCTACGTCGGCCAGACCGTGCCCACTGCCGACGCCAGGACCGCCGCCGACACCGCCCCGGCCGACCCGGACCCGGCCACGCCGGTCGAGGTCCCGGCGGCCGACCCGTCGCTGGGCATGCCCAACTCGCCGCAGGAGAGCCGGCTCGTCAACGAGCTGGTGGCTCCCTCCCTGAAAGTCCGGCCGCAGGCCCTGCCCGAGTGGAGCAGCGTGCTCATCGGCCCGGCCTTCCGCGGTGTGGAGGTGAAGCTCAAGTGA
- a CDS encoding MCE family protein — MIKPIRHRNPVAVGIVGLLLLALIGFGAYRADSLPFIGGGTTYTADFTESAGLGEGDEVRIAGVKVGKVTGVSLDGAKVKVTFKVKDAWIGNASTVGIAIKTLLGEKYLAVDPLGDAPQDPDERITASRTTSPYDVTQAFNGLGETIGEIDTKQLAKSFETISATFKDSPPDVKSAAKGLSALSKTVSERDAQLATLLKGSKQLTKTLANKKSGFETLLDDGNLLLGEIQARRDSIHLLLTGTRDLGTQLTGLVSDNNKQLKPTLKALGRVTEVLKKNRKSLDQVLALAGSYNRLVGNTLGNGRWFDNYVCGVVPKNYLPANTPPATGCMPPKQEGGH, encoded by the coding sequence ATGATCAAGCCGATACGCCACCGCAACCCCGTCGCCGTCGGCATCGTGGGCCTGCTCCTGCTCGCCCTGATCGGATTCGGCGCCTACCGGGCCGACTCGCTCCCCTTCATCGGCGGCGGCACCACCTACACCGCCGACTTCACCGAGTCCGCCGGACTCGGCGAGGGCGACGAGGTCCGCATCGCCGGCGTCAAGGTCGGCAAGGTCACCGGCGTCTCCCTGGACGGCGCCAAGGTGAAGGTCACCTTCAAGGTCAAGGACGCCTGGATCGGCAACGCCAGCACCGTCGGCATCGCCATCAAGACGCTCCTCGGCGAGAAATACCTCGCCGTCGACCCGCTCGGCGACGCCCCGCAGGACCCGGACGAGCGCATCACCGCCTCCCGCACCACCTCCCCGTACGACGTCACCCAGGCGTTCAACGGACTGGGCGAGACCATCGGGGAGATCGACACCAAGCAGCTCGCCAAGAGCTTCGAGACGATCTCCGCCACCTTCAAGGACTCCCCGCCCGACGTGAAGAGCGCCGCCAAGGGGCTCTCCGCGCTGTCGAAGACCGTCTCCGAACGCGACGCACAGCTGGCGACCCTGCTCAAGGGCAGCAAGCAGCTCACCAAGACCCTCGCCAACAAGAAGAGCGGCTTCGAAACCCTCCTGGACGACGGCAACCTGCTCCTCGGCGAGATCCAGGCCCGCCGCGACTCCATCCACCTGCTGCTCACCGGCACCCGCGACCTGGGCACCCAGCTCACCGGTCTCGTCTCCGACAACAACAAGCAGCTGAAGCCGACCCTCAAGGCGCTCGGCCGGGTCACCGAGGTGCTCAAGAAGAACCGCAAGAGCCTCGACCAGGTCCTCGCGCTCGCCGGCTCCTACAACCGGCTCGTCGGCAACACCCTCGGCAACGGCCGCTGGTTCGACAACTACGTCTGCGGGGTCGTCCCGAAGAACTACCTGCCCGCGAACACACCCCCGGCGACCGGCTGCATGCCGCCGAAGCAGGAAGGCGGGCACTGA
- a CDS encoding MlaE family ABC transporter permease — protein sequence MTAPMPVRPPGEPEPVDRAPEPAKAPQAPRPSRLAAPLRETGRLFALAGTVTRETFRRPFQVREFIEQFWFVASVTILPAALVSIPFGAVIALQVGSLTQQLGAQSFTGGASVLAVIQQASPIIVALLVSGAAGSAICADLGSRKIREELDAMEVMGVSPVQRLVVPRVLATMLVAVLLNGLVSVVGTLGGYFFNVILQHGTPGAYLSSFSALAQLPDLYVSEVKALIFGFIAGIVAAYRGLNPRGGPKGVGDAVNQSVVITFMLLFFVNMVLTAIYLQIVPAKGS from the coding sequence GTGACCGCCCCCATGCCCGTACGGCCCCCCGGTGAACCGGAGCCGGTGGACCGCGCCCCGGAGCCCGCGAAGGCGCCGCAGGCCCCGCGCCCCAGCAGGCTCGCCGCGCCCCTGCGCGAGACCGGACGGCTGTTCGCGCTGGCCGGGACCGTGACCCGGGAGACCTTCCGACGCCCTTTCCAGGTGCGGGAGTTCATCGAGCAGTTCTGGTTCGTCGCCAGCGTGACCATCCTGCCCGCCGCCCTGGTCTCCATCCCGTTCGGCGCGGTCATCGCCCTCCAGGTCGGCTCGCTGACCCAGCAGCTCGGTGCCCAGTCCTTCACCGGTGGCGCCAGCGTCCTCGCCGTCATCCAGCAGGCCAGCCCGATCATCGTGGCCCTGCTGGTCTCCGGGGCCGCCGGCTCCGCGATCTGCGCCGACCTCGGCTCGCGGAAGATCCGCGAGGAGCTGGACGCCATGGAGGTCATGGGCGTCTCGCCCGTGCAGCGCCTGGTGGTCCCGCGCGTGCTCGCCACCATGCTCGTCGCCGTCCTGCTCAACGGCCTCGTCTCGGTCGTCGGCACCCTCGGCGGCTACTTCTTCAACGTGATCCTCCAGCACGGCACCCCGGGCGCCTACCTCTCCAGCTTCTCCGCCCTCGCCCAGCTGCCCGACCTCTACGTCAGCGAGGTCAAGGCGCTGATCTTCGGCTTCATCGCGGGCATCGTCGCCGCCTACCGCGGCCTCAACCCGCGCGGCGGCCCGAAGGGCGTGGGCGACGCGGTCAACCAGTCCGTCGTCATCACCTTCATGCTGCTGTTCTTCGTGAACATGGTCCTCACGGCGATCTACCTCCAGATCGTCCCCGCGAAGGGGAGCTGA